In Rhineura floridana isolate rRhiFlo1 chromosome 6, rRhiFlo1.hap2, whole genome shotgun sequence, one genomic interval encodes:
- the TACSTD2 gene encoding tumor-associated calcium signal transducer 2, which translates to MESAFGAALILMLVSASAAQNDCMCPTNKRAQCRTDSGSCICTAIGSNQRLDCSMLTSKCLLMKAEMNRIQPRTFKKPKHGFVDNDGLYDPDCDARGFFKARQCNQTETCWCVNSAGVRRTDKGDLNMRCSELIRTNRISIGLKHQVRKSPFLKSEVKNNLQQLIQNRYMLHPRFITDVVYDYPFIHIDLKQNASEKSFRDVDIADVAYYFEKDVKGDSLFLPSNAFNLSVNGEPLDIEEILIYYVDEKPPEFSMKRLTAGVIAVVVVVVLAIVIGITVLVITGRRRTGSYEKVEIKEMGEMRRRQNS; encoded by the coding sequence ATGGAGTCTGCTTTTGGGGCTGCACTCATTTTGATGCTTGTGTCTGCATCAGCAGCCCAGAATGATTGCATGTGTCCAACAAATAAACGGGCACAGTGCAGGACGGACTCTGGTAGCTGCATCTGCACAGCGATCGGTTCGAATCAGAGACTGGACTGTTCAATGCTGACTTCAAAATGtctgctgatgaaggcagaaatgAACCGCATACAACCCAGGACCTTTAAAAAGCCCAAACATGGCTTTGTGGACAATGATGGACTTTATGACCCAGACTGTGATGCCAGGGGCTTCTTCAAAGCCAGGCAGTGTAATCAGACAGAGACTTGTTGGTGTGTGAACAGTGCTGGGGTAAGAAGAACTGACAAGGGTGATCTCAATATGAGGTGCAGTGAACTTATCAGAACAAACAGGATCTCTATTGGGCTAAAGCACCAAGTGCGAAAATCTCCCTTCCTCAAATCTGAAGTGAAAAACAATCTTCAACAGCTCATTCAGAACCGGTACATGCTCCATCCAAGGTTCATCACAGATGTTGTGTACGACTACCCATTCATCCATATCGACTTGAAGCAGAATGCTTCAGAGAAGTCTTTCAGAGATGTTGATATTGCAGATGTAGCTTACTACTTTGAAAAAGACGTCAAGGGTGACTCCCTTTTCCTGCCTAGTAATGCATTTAATCTCTCTGTCAATGGAGAACCTCTAGACATTGAAGAAATCCTAATCTACTATGTTGATGAAAAACCACCAGAGTTCTCTATGAAGCGCCTGACAGCAGGTGTTattgcagtggtggtggtggtagtcttGGCCATTGTTATTGGGATAACTGTGCTTGTGATTACCGGGAGGCGAAGGACTGGCTCGTATGAGAAGGTTGAGATTAAGGAGATGGGAGAAATGCGAAGAAGACAAAATTCATAG